From Amaranthus tricolor cultivar Red isolate AtriRed21 chromosome 4, ASM2621246v1, whole genome shotgun sequence:
GATTCAATCATTAGActtcaggacatgtctgatgaatTGTACAGAGTGTTACCTGGTACTCCCCTTGGTCGGCTGccgtatataatgcaccagcacatcgacagtgctctcattacggcatttgtggaaaggtggcagcctgacacgaacaccttccacatgccgtggggggagatgaccataatgttgcacgacgtgcaacgcatcttgggaattggcattgacggttcacttcccgTGCAACCGTCTGATAATGAATGGCAGCTTGGCCTGGCCGGCCTTTTTGGTATGCCATTGTCGGAGCTGCGTGCGAAGGGGCACTTCACAAGCGGCAGCATTAATGTTGGTGcactgttgcagctatgccaccgttctcagtctaTGGATACTCAACGTAccgcctactacatggctatagtaggttccacgttgctcgtggataagactagagtcgggatgcgTCCTCACCCTGTTGTTACTGTTACCGCTGATGAGGCTGATattgcttggggtgcagtgacgcttgctcacatgtatcgccaactgggtatggcgacaaggactgggtgcaagactattgctggttgcctgacactgttgcagacatggatttacgagtactggCGGCTGAATTGTTAGCTGCTCTCCAATTTTGTTGGACTGGCGGCactggagatgaatcatcgttcattaaaagctgaacataatgattcccgtttacccaaagaatatgtataagtttatttaCGCCATGCATTCCCCCTGTTCTTCTTAAAGGAAGCACTAAACAATTGTACATTGGATGACCATCCGCAGAGCCATAATACGCAATTGCTATGTTTAAAAATGTTGCTGCAGAATACAGTGTTGTCGCTTCCAACCAGTGATCGTACGGAGCAGGTCCTTTATTGTGGGCACCAACTCTGAATATAGCTTCCTCCACCGAATCTGCTGATAAATATAAGCGTGCATATTGTTCTCTATGCgtttccatttccaaactcattgcacgtcgtaacagaggccatgcttcctcaccccctaactctgtggcggcaatagctctaaatccacaattaccgtcacctataacatcaatccaatcaaacagatATGGCGGAAGAATAAATGGAATGTGATCTGGCcacggaaaaagtgaaaaatcacgacctgctgCACCATCTGAATAAGTAACAATATATCATTACGCCAATATtgatataaaacatataatattaaatgaaaagaaataagagtacctgataagttgaaactgaagttaattccaactgacgatTGATGCGACCGGCTGCTTGATCTACCACTGGATCTCCCGCGTGATGATGATCTTGATCCGCGACCCCTTGAGGACGATCTACTGTACTCAaacgcacttttgtttctcctcaaggttctgcttgtcattggtcttcctttcctcggtggacttgcttCGGGCTCAGGTATGTCGTGACCATCGGGGTGCAGCtcatgttcaagtacctgagagacGCGTCGTAGTACTGAGGGGTCggattttaaaacttcatccaccaacgattgaaagtactctttatcatcggcgtttgcgtgccgtacttcTTCGTTCGCGTCTTCTTCTGCATCTAAAtactttaacgttttccaaaacggatgtatatcgtccaagtacaGAGCACCATTAGACCTGATAgacaagtaacagtaacacgcgcatggtaatccgtgggttttttgaatgacacaacCGCATTTTTCTAAAAGACAACTGCCCAGGGTTAGCATCCGgttgtgctccatcatcaatagttccaaggcaaatatagaaacatgacgatacaacggtcGTAGAAAATTTAGTCGCGACGTTCTTGAAATGGAATTCTTAGATTCCTCAAGAGCTTgtcttatttttgattgttgattcataatttgtgcgtgcgcccttttaaacagcgtatcgaatgagctattaccgctacccaagtagtacttgaaggaagagtgttgACTTTCAACTcgactggtagtctggttacccaagtgcaaacaatcattcgtccacgcacgcacatatttctctttgtgaggaatccatgttcctgCCAAATATTGCACGACTCTCCGgttcctagtcgaccaagtggacacaatcccttcccatctgttttcaaaATCGGCGATCGTCAtactgttaaccaaggggttccattttgtttgcctgaataactggccctgttgatttttcttgccgccacacaatttatcgaccatgttctccacgtcattgccaatatgccatacgcataatagatgtcgtacatctgcattaaacataaatttaaaattaattcagaaatatataatacatagatcgacgataattaataattaaaacatgtttacctggaaagacagcatgaatagctgcagacaaaccctcatcccgatccgttacgattacaTCCGGCGTCTGCACTGTcccgtaaatatccctcaacctctccaacacccaagaataagacacagccgcctcatctcgcatcaaacataatgcaaccaagaaattatgattcgttggcgtcattccaatgatttcgcaaaggggccacttttgcttattcgttttgtacgttgtgtctatcaacacaacatggggccacgaacgtagcatctggatagaagttggattcgcaatcaataatctagtcaactgatcctcactatccaagtccctccaaactacataattatgctccgtggccatatacagacagtgttgaagaggagtcctaccatccatctcttctctcctcatTGACTGTCtctcattgtaaatttgattcatactagcataaaaacgaggaaaatttcttctaattgaagacattataaatgctggttgcatgccagttgcacttagatctcgtatgtgctgcctgatatccacagtcatcctatttactcttatttgaccatctacGTACATGAAGAACGGATGGTTATgtattcctttttcaccaggaaacactctaaccgtccaaggtctttcctttgggttacgactagttcctaaaatcataaatttacacccacaaccccTACTTTTGGAACCTGGTCGGGgagcattgtctaagttatgaaaatcaacacttcttttatcgtaacggtgacatcttaagtacagactcactctagaacgcccttctttttttttatatgaagcacgtgtaaattgaaatccaattgttagtgctatctcattagcccaagtatgtaaatcatctacagaatcaaattctctatcggtaacaaatctatcagaataatctatattatctcctaaattttcaaagtcctgcaaataataattataataacattatcataatatatcaaaataatattaacttaaaaaataattatttctacaaaataattataataaaataccattattatagcacaacaatagattaaaataaattaatttaattaaacaaaataaattttataattcgaagttaaaaaaaaaaaataaatagaagtcgcacaaaatgttttgtgcgacttctatttattttttttttattcaaatacaaaaaaaaaaaaaaaaaaaaaaaaaatttgaagcaGTCGCacgaaccagtcgcacaaaacgtgcgactcccagtcgcacgttttgtgcgactcccagtcgcacgttttgtgcgactggtttgtgcgactacgttcctatttttttttttttttttgcaaaaatcgaaccgattaattacttaccggaTCGTTATCATGCACGTCTTGGTATGCCATTGATGTTCGATCTAGAGTACTAGCTTGTTTAACTTTACGTATTGTTtctagagagtttttagagagaatgtatcgtgtttgaattcgaatatactaccataaagcctctgaaaattcaatatatatataattccgataataatgtcattaagcgataacaatgttattaagtgccatttacatttcttaaacattttttaacttaagtggcatttttgtaatttttttaaatctaggggtaatatggtaattttgttagaagggggggtggcgataaaatgaaacaggtggcgacaaataataattcccTTTTTTTAATGCAATTCCATATAGCCATTTCCATGTAGAAAAGGCTGAAATCCATAGCGGGCCGCGACTAAATGCCAGccgaaaatattttaataataaaggtGGCGAATAGTTGGTGAATGGGGAATGAAAGTATCAAATACTGAAATACTCGTATAACAAATAAGAAATTCCATTCCatatttctctaatttttaatCACATTTTCAACAACACCAAAACACTTAAATTCAAAGTTCCAAAATACCCTTACTCTCTCAACAACCACCACTTTGTCCAAAATATCCCCACTTATACTACTACGggcttattatatttttctttttagtttatttatccGTAAAAATAgctcttaaaataaatattttcattactattttttattatcattcatttattttaactctattttatattatttacgcaatttaaacaattttactattatttaattattattcaatatacAATTGTGGTAATTTATTAGGGACagtaaaacaatttaaaaaaaaaaaaattatcgtcttttttcattttcttctccCACCTGTCCCTCCTTTCCTAACTCTCAAATTTCCAATACTCCAACTACCCCCTTCTCTTATAAAACACCCTCTTTTTCTTCTCTCTCTCTCCAGTTCAAATCCCTGAACCCAATTccactttctctctctaccTCCATTGTTATTCTCTCTCGACCTCCATTGTTATTCTCTTTTTCTCTACAATGGCTTTATCTAACTCCGCCATTTTACTTAACAAATCTGCCTTCTTACCTTCCATTTCTACCAACCAACTACCTCCTACTTTCTCCACCATCCCTGTAAAACCCATTCAAATCTCTGCCGTTCAATCTGCTGACAAGAACCATCCCATTGCCTCCGCTAAGCCAACCATCCCCTCTGCCACCGCTTCAACTTCCGCTGCTTCCACAACCGTCGTCTTACCAAAAAAATCCGATGAGAAATGGAGTTTGGAGAGTTGGAGGTCAAAGAAGGCTTTACAATTACCTGAATACCCGGATCAGAAAGAACTTGATGCTGTTCTTAAAACTATTGAGGATTTTCCTCCTATTGTTTTCGCTGGTGAAGCTCGTATTCTTGAAGAACGTCTTGCTGAGGCTGCTCTTGGCAATGCTTTCCTTCTTCAAGGTGGCGATTGTGCTGAAAGTTTCAAGGAATTCAATGCCAACAATATACGTGATACTTTCCGGGTACTTCTTCAGATGGGTGCCGTTTTAATGTACGGTGGTCAGATGCCTGTTATCAAGGTTCGTATAATCCATCCGTCTTATCTGTTTCAGatttttgttattaattatttgCTGATGAATCTGATGAATTTGTTTAGGTGGGGAGAATGGCAGGGCAATTTGCAAAACCAAGATCGGATTCATTTGAAGAGAGAAATGGGGTGAAACTGCCGAGTTACAGAGGAGATAATGTGAATGGAGATTCATTCGATGAGAAATCAAGGATTCCTGATCCTCAGAGGATGATTAGGGCATACTGTCAATCAGCTGCTACTCTTAATTTGTTGAGGGCATTTGCAACTGGTGGTTATGCTGCCATTCAAAGGGTTAATGAGTGGAATTTGAGTTTTGCTGAACACAGTGAACAGGGTGATAAGTATGTTCTGTCATCTTTTTCTCGTTGACCTTTTCTTTTCTCTGTTAAATGTTGATTATGTGTATTTGTTCTTTTGTACTTTTGTTTGTTATTGCCAAATTTACATTGGATTTGATGAATAGAAAGAAAACACAAAACCACAAAGGAACATAATAGAATAGGAGCAGGGGAATCTATCTAGGCCATGACCTCGTTCATTTGATTGAAATCGCTATTAATATtcatttgattgattgattgataacCATGTTAATATTGTTGtattttgtagcatataacaCAAAAGAATGAGCCATGTATAGACGAGTCTTCGCCCCACTCTATACCGGTATCCTGAATTGAATTCGTTTGTAGGGGTGTATTTATGCTTTTGTGCATATGTTTCTTACGTAGCGATTTTACATTTGATGCTAGAAAAGAATGCATTAATGATCCTCAAAATAGGTTGAAGAATTAGTAAATTGCCTTGATTTATATCAATTGGAAAGTTGAGATGATGAATAGTATCCAGGCTTTTAGTTATTGCCAAACTTTGGGACCTTTTGGTATTATATTTGGCCATGGTGGGGATGCTTTTGGGAAATTTTGTTACAGTGTGGAGatgtttttagcttttttggaatGAATTTGATAACAAACTTGAATATTCATCTAATTTTTGCTAAATTTACATTTGATGCTAGAAAAGAATGCATTTGTATTTAGTGATCCTCAAAATAGGCTGAGCAATCAATACATTACCTTAATTTTCATCAATTGGAAAGTTGAGATGATAAATAGTATTTAGTGATGTAGTTAATGCCAATCTTGGGGACCTGTTGGTATTATTTAACCATTTAGGGGTGCTTTTTGGGAATTTTGTTGCAGTACAGAGAAGTTTTGGCTTATTTGGAATGAAATTGATAACGAACCACAATTAATAAGTTGTATTTGCTCTAGCTTATTGATGAAATTACTAAATTAGCACTGTAGCTGACCCCATATTTGATAGTGAAATTTTCATTGTTGATGCACACT
This genomic window contains:
- the LOC130811251 gene encoding phospho-2-dehydro-3-deoxyheptonate aldolase 1, chloroplastic-like, encoding MALSNSAILLNKSAFLPSISTNQLPPTFSTIPVKPIQISAVQSADKNHPIASAKPTIPSATASTSAASTTVVLPKKSDEKWSLESWRSKKALQLPEYPDQKELDAVLKTIEDFPPIVFAGEARILEERLAEAALGNAFLLQGGDCAESFKEFNANNIRDTFRVLLQMGAVLMYGGQMPVIKVGRMAGQFAKPRSDSFEERNGVKLPSYRGDNVNGDSFDEKSRIPDPQRMIRAYCQSAATLNLLRAFATGGYAAIQRVNEWNLSFAEHSEQGDKYHELARRVDEALGFMAAAGLTIDHPMMQATDFWTSHECLLLPYEQALTRKDSTSGRYYDCSAHMLWVGERTRQLDGAHVEFLRGIANPLGIKVSDKMDPNELIKLIDILNPENKPGRITIITRMGAENMRVKLPHLIRAVRRAGQIVTWVSDPMHGNTIKAPCGLKTRPFDAILAEVRAFFDVHEQEGSHPGGVHLEMTGQNVTECIGGAQTVTFDDLSSRYHTHCDPRLNASQSLELSFIIADRLRKRRIKSQPSLTS